In Aerococcaceae bacterium zg-252, the genomic window AAAATCCTTGCAGTCTTTCCTTGCCACTCGCTGTTTTCTTATGAGTGGGTTGTTGTTCTTGAGCAATTGGATGTGCTGCTGGTAAATGCTCAATAACATATTGCTGCAACTGATCCTCTAACTCTTGATTCAACATCCGTAAACGATTATTTTCTTCACTTAATGATAATATTGCTTGCGTCAATTGCTGCACACTGTCTTGATACTGCAATGACTGCTCTTTAATTGTTTGAATTAAACGGTGTACTGCTTGTTGCTCCAATGATTATCCCCACTTTTGTTTTTTATTTGATTGTCGCCAACACAATTTTTTCTACCACCAACTGCGGTGCCACATTAGCATCTAAATACTGTTTAGCTTCAATTAACTGCTGATTCAATATCAATAATTCATCTACTCGCCCACTCTTCTTTTGAGCAAGCGATTCAATTATCTGAATTACGTCTCCTTGATTATCTGTTATGTGCATAATCATTTGATGATTTAACCACATTAAATAATCCAAACCATAATTCAAAAAATTAGTCGCTAAAAATTGTTTCATACGCACTTGAATTAGAGCAAAAGTCAAAGGTTCTTTCACATATAACCATTGATATAATTCATCATACGCTTTAAACCAATTTTCAACTTCATCGACTGTTAATTCCATTAAACCAACTCTCGTTTTATATGGCAACTGTTCTAAACGCTTTTTATACACCCTTGATAGTGATGCCATATTGCTATCTTCAAATGCTAATGATGATTGCTGCGTTAAACGAAGTTGCTGCGTTCTTGACCGAATTGTCGGTAAAATATTATTGATTTCATTCACATATAAAATCAAATACACTTCACTCTTGGGTTCTTCCAAAATCGTCAATAGTGCATTAGCTGATGCCGTATTCATCAATTCTGCTTGTTCAATGATTGCAAATTTACAATGCGATTCAATTGGACTTAACATCAACCATTCTCTTAATGCACGAATTTGATCAATTTTAATTGACTTGGACTCTGGAATCACACGATAAACATCAGCCCATTGATTATCTTGCATACGTCGACAAGATTCGCAGTCAAAACAAGGTTGCCCTACTTCCAAGAAATGAGGGCAAACCATCGCTTGCATCATAGCAGTTGTAACGTCTTGTTTCTGTACAATGTCATCGCCAACCAATAAATAAGCATGACTCAAAGTCCCTTGTCGTATTTGTTGGAAAAAATACTGTTTAAAATCTGTCATCGTCATTAGAATTGCACGAACGAATCAATCGGTAATACAAATACCGTTGCACCACCAACTTTTACTTTGACTGGGTAGGCTGCTGTAACATCTAAGCTAACATCTAAATTCACCGGAGAAGAGATAAATTGCTCACGTGCTTGGCAGCTAACTTTAATCAGTTCTAATACTTCATCGACACGTTCTTCTTCAATACCAATGATAAATGTCGTATTACCTGAACGTAAAAATCCACCGGTTGAACTTAATTTCGTTGCACGAATATCCGCTTCATAAAACGCATCACTTAAAATATTTTTATCTTGATCTTGAACGACTGCTATTACCAACTTCATCATCACAACGACCTCCTTCTACTTGCTGTTCGATATATTCCATACAATTTTGAACAACCTGTTCAATGCTCTGTGTTCCGTCAATCACTTTGATTCGAGCATGTTCATTGGCTAATAATAGAAAAGCCTCTCTAACTTGTTGATGAAACTCTAAGGCTTCTTGATCTAAGCGGTCAAACTTTTCATCTTTTCTAGCATTATGAATTCTCTCTAAACCAATTTCCGCTGGTACATCAATTAATAACGTTAAATCCGGCAAAGTTCCTTCAATCGCAAATTGATTAATTTCCCAAATTTTTTCGATTTCAATATCACGTGCGAGTCCTTGATAAGCAAGCGAACTATCAATAAAACGGTCGCATAATACCACTTTTCCTTGTTCTAATGCAGGTAAAACAACTTCTACTAAATGTTGTCGTCTTGCTGCTGCAAATAATAATGCCTCTGTTCGCTTATCCATTAAGGTATTATTCGAATCTAAAATGACCGTTCTAATTTGTTCAGCTATCTGACTACCACCAGGTTCACGTGTCACCACAATATCATGATAGCCTTTTTCTTTTAATTCTTTTACTAATAATTGTATTACCGTCGTTTTGCCAGCACCTTCAGGTCCTTCAAACGTGATAAAATGTCCTTGTTTCATTCCATATACTCCTAATTCAATGGGATGACAAAGCCTTTCCCAGTTTATATTATAGTTCTCTACGACCTTCAATTGCTCTAAACAGTGTCATTTCATCTGCATATTCAATATCACTACCCACTGCCAAACCATGTGCCAAACGTGTCACCTTAATCCCTGCTGGTTTTAACAGTCTTGATAAATACATAGCCGTCGCTTCACCTTCAGCAGTCGCATTTGTAGCAATAATGACTTCTTGAATCCGCTCATCTTGTAGACGTTGAATTAATTGGGCAATGTTTAAATCATCTGGTCCAATACCTTCCATTGGCGATAAGACACCATGTAAGACATGATATAGACCATGATATTCTTGCATACGTTCCAATGACATAATTGCTCTTGTATCTTCTACTACTAAAATCGTCGAAACATCTCGATGAGTATCAGAGCAAATAATACAAGGATCGACATCGGTAATATTACCACAAATATGGCAATATTTTAAATCACGTTTCACATTGATAAGATTTTGTGCAAATTCTGTTACCTCACGTTCGTCCATATCAATCACATGAAACGCTAGTCTGGCTGCTGTTTTTGCCCCAATACCCGGTAATTTTGTGAAACTATTAATCAGTTTAGCAATTGGTGCTGGATACTGCATATGCTCCTCCTACTCACTCTTCGATTATCTTAAAATGGTAAATTTAATCCTTTAGTAAATTTACCTAAGCGTTCTTCCGTTATCTTATCAATTTCGACAATTAAACCATTGACTGTCGATAATACCAAATCTTGTAACATCTCAACATCATCTGGATCTAATAAATCCGGTGCAATCGTTAATTCTGTTATTTGTCGTTTTCCTGTCATTTTTACCGTTACTAATTGGTTACTATCACTTTTCTCAAAAATCGTTTCTTCGATTGCCGCTTGCTCTTTAGCTAATTCTTTTTGCATTTTTTGTGCTTTTTGCAACATTCCTTGCATGTTACCCATGCTTCCCATTCCTCGCATCATTGAACCTCCATATCAATTATTCTATTTTTATTTTATCATATTTTATACTTGAAGTGGCATACGCAGTATCGAATATTTTTCATTTTACAAAAATGAGTAGGCAATCGGTTAAACACCACTCCTACTCATTTTCATTATTCATCATATAAAATTGTCACATTATTTTCGCCGAATAATTCAATCGCTTTAGCAATGACTTCCGGTGTTTCATCTACTGCTATCTCATTATCCATATTTTCTCGCTGTAATACCCCACCAATTGTTTCGACTGGTTTTGGTACTTCTACGCCTGGAACATCAAACGTATCGTCTGACATCTCCACTTCAATCGGTTCACTTTGTTCTAATGAAGACACATCATTTGATTCAATTCTCACTTCTTTTACTTCATCTTTTATCGGCGGCATTAACGGTTTGCCACCATTTTTTTCACGCAATAATTTATATTCTTGCCTTAATGCATGCCATTCACTATCTAAAATATAAACTAAACGAATTGGCTCTCGAATCAATTGTGCACAAAGTGTCTCTAATTGTTGTTGTAGATGTGAATCATTTTGTACCATACCACAGAACGCTTCATTTTTAAAACTAATTAATCCCACTCCAGCTCCAGCTGCAAGGGGATAAGTCCCATTAAATTTAGCACGTTCTTGTGGATTTACATTTGCTAAAATCGTTGGCCACTGCTGCTTTAAACGCTCAATATGAGCACGTGTTGCTTGGTCTAATACACGATAAATTTCTTGCGTCTGTTGCTGATATTGACGTTTCATCGCCGACGGTCTAATTCGTGGTGTCGTTACTGCTACCTGTTCTGCTTGTGCTTTTTGTCCTACTGCACTCAATGTCTGCACTAATTGCGATTCTAATTGCTTAACTTTTTGTTCCAATTGTTCGATTCGCTGCAACAATACGTCTTTATTCGGAGATGATTCTTGTGTCGCAATGGCTACATTTCCTTTATTTTGTGCCAGTTGAATCGTGACGATTTCTAAATATAAATCCGGTGCATTACTAAAACGCATCTGCGATTGAGCTTGATTTAGCGAATGAATTAATTGAAAGTAAAAAGTCGCCGGCACTACTTTATTTAAGCTCATTAATTCCTCATCACTCAACAATGTATCATTATGTTTAGTATGATGTGACAATAACACATCACGAGCAAATAAAATCAATTCTTCAATAAATCGACTAGCTTGTTTTCCTGATTGTAAAACCTCTTTAACAATCATCAATGCTTTTGTGCCAGATTCTTGATAAATATCTTCGATATAGTTTACATATACTTGATGATTCACACTACCCGATACTTCTAAAGCAGCTGCTAAGGTTAATTTATCCGATTGATACGATAAGGCTTGGTCTAACAAACTTAAACTATCACGCATACCCCCATTGGCAGCTCTAGCAATCACTTTCAACGCATCATTTTCTGCTGGAATATGACGTTGATCCAAAATGTACTGCATTCTCCCAATTAAATCAACATCTTTAATCCGTTGAAAATCAAAACGTTGCGTTCTCGATAAAATAGTCGCCGGAATTTTATGCGGTTCCGTCGTCGCTAAAATAAACAATACATGTGCAGGTGGTTCCTCTAATGTTTTCAATAGGGCATTGAACGCACCTGTCGTCAACATATGTACCTCATCAATAATGTATACTTTGTATTTAGCTTGTGTCGGTGCATATCTCACCTTATCACGCAATTCACGAATTTCATCAACACCATTATTACTCGCTGCATCAATTTCCACAACATCAGGCAACTGACCACTCGTTATCGCTTGGCACAATTCACATTCATTACATGGATTCCCGTCGATTTGATTCGGACAATTCACAGCTTTCGCTAATATTTTAGCCACACTTGTTTTACCTGTACCTCTTGGCCCTGTAAACAAATATGCATGACTCAATTGATCATATTTAACAGCATTTTTCAATGTTTCTGCTATCATCGGTTGTCCAACTAATTCATCAAATGACTGTGGACGCCAAACACGGTATAAAGCTTGGTAACTCAAGATATTGCCCTCCTCTATCTATTTACTTCATTATATCACATCAATGTTTACACTTATATTCTAATATACCAATAAGTAAATAAAATTCATTCAGTGCTTTAAACATACAAAAAAGGCACATGACTTTGTCACTTATAGCTGCTACCTTCCGGTCCTGACTCGATTCGTGACGCCACCATTGCCTTACCTCTATATTAGCATAAGTTTCACAAAAATGCTAGTGGTGTACCTAGCATTTTTACGAAACAAGTTATCCACAATTATTGTGAGTTATCCACAGAGTTGTGCATAAGTTTCTCTTGTTTTCGTTTTTCTCGTAATCCTTTAAAAAAAGCACTTAATCTTTGACCACATTCATCAGCCAAAATTCCTTCAATCACTTGAGCATTATGATTGAAACGTGAATCTTCGATTAAATTCATTAAACTTCCCACACAGCCAGCTTTTGCATCTCTCGCTCCAAAAACAACCGTTTGAATACGAGATAAAATAATAGCTCCAGCACACATTGGACATGGCTCCAATGTAACATATAAAGTAGCACCTTCTAATCGCCATTGCTCTTGCAACTGATTTGCTTCATTAATCGCTAGTAATTCTGCATGAGCAGTAGCACTATGGGTTAATTCTCGTAAATTATGTGCTTTTGCAATCACTTTTTCATCTTTGACAATAATCGCTCCAATCGGCACTTCTCCTAATTCTTGTGCAATAGCTGCTTGTGCTAAGGCTAAACGCATCCATTTCTCATGGTTTAAACGTTCAGAATCTGACATATTCATTATTTCGCCTCCTTTATTCAAGTTTACTTGCACTCCATTTATTATTTTATGTTTAATCCAGTTGCTATACTAGGTAATCAACGTCAAATATGGTACACTAAGAGTGTAAATTTTTCAAGGAGGCATCACAGTGATTCAAACTATTCAACAATTATATCCACAAGCACTCATCAATCCTGATAACCTTGATTCACTTATTGCTACCCACCACATTTTACATATTAAGAAACAAATAATTGCCATTCCTAAAGAGGATATACCAACAAAAGAGTTAACACTCCTTTCATTGTTGGTGGAGAAACAACCTAATACGAAACCAAAATCTCATTGGCAAAAATTTTTAGAGCAAAGCTCTCAAAATATACCGATTATTACCGGCAATCTACAAGTGCTGCATATTGAGTTTAGACATACTAAACATGATGATAACCTTGATTTATGGCTATCAACATTTAAAGAGGCCTTTCCAGCAGTAATCGAATGGTTTCCAATCGCATTGAGACGCTTTACAATTCTATTAAAAATTAAATCCGTAGAAGATTTAGATGTCGAATTACTTCATGCATTAATTCAAACTTTAGATACGGACTTTGATACCTCAACTCGAGTCATTATTGGATATACTCATCCGCTATCATTGAATTTGCCTATTCAGTATCAACATGAATTAGCATTGGTTGAACACACTTTTCGCCACGATGCGAGTGTTCGATTTGAAACGTTAACCCCTATTCTCATTCGACAAATTGGTCGCAATACTTTACAACACAATGAATTATTGCAACCCTTACAACAAATTATTCGACAAAATAATGAATATAGTAGCTTAATCCAAGCTCTTTTCGAGCATCAGGGCAACTTATCACAAGCTGCCGAACAACTCTATATTCACCGTAATACATTAACATATCGTTTACAAAAATTTTATAAAGAAACAGGTATGCAGTTACAACACTTACCTGACTTAGTTATATGCTATCTTTGCTTGTTTTAAGACTTTATTTTTAATGCCTTGACAGCTATAATAAATAAAACTCACTACATCAATTATTTACTTGGAGGCAATCATGAACTTACGTGATTTGGAATATTTCAAATATTTAGCTGAAAGTTTAAGTTTCACAAAAACGGCAGAACATTTCTTTGTATCGCAGCCGTCTATATCCATTGCATTAAAACGCCTAGAAGAAGAATTTGAAACCAAACTCATTCAGCGAGAACGTTCTGCTAAAAATATTCGTTTAACAGCATCTGGTAGAACTTTGTATCATCGCACCATTGATATGCTAAACTTATTTAAACAAACAAAACAAGAAATGAGCGAAACCGTACCTGAATCTGTCCAATTAGGATTAATTTCAATTATCGGCTCACATTATTTACCTAAATTATTTGCACATATTAAAGGAACTGACTATCAATTAAGTTTGATTGAGGAAAATACAGCTGATGAATTGATTGAATCTCTAAGAGCAAAAACTTTCCCTATCGCCATTACGATTCACGAACACGAAAAATTTGCTCAACAATGGATTGATTCTTATCCTATTTCTCACGCACCTATCCAATTATGTGTGTCTAAAAATCACTATTTAGCAAATTATCGTGAATTATCAATCGTAGAATTAATGAATGAATCATTCATCTCGCTCAAACCTGGAACAGTACATGAACGTTTATTTTATCAATGGGCAACACAACATAAACTCCCTATGGAGACTGTTCAATATACAGATAATCTATATGAAGTCATCGAACAAGTCGAATCTGGAAGACGACTCGCTTTATTAACAGAAAATACCATTTTATCGAATGATAAGATTATTTCAATACCTGTTAAAAATGCACCAA contains:
- the tadA gene encoding tRNA adenosine(34) deaminase TadA; translated protein: MNMSDSERLNHEKWMRLALAQAAIAQELGEVPIGAIIVKDEKVIAKAHNLRELTHSATAHAELLAINEANQLQEQWRLEGATLYVTLEPCPMCAGAIILSRIQTVVFGARDAKAGCVGSLMNLIEDSRFNHNAQVIEGILADECGQRLSAFFKGLREKRKQEKLMHNSVDNSQ
- a CDS encoding YbaB/EbfC family nucleoid-associated protein; its protein translation is MMRGMGSMGNMQGMLQKAQKMQKELAKEQAAIEETIFEKSDSNQLVTVKMTGKRQITELTIAPDLLDPDDVEMLQDLVLSTVNGLIVEIDKITEERLGKFTKGLNLPF
- a CDS encoding helix-turn-helix domain-containing protein, encoding MIQTIQQLYPQALINPDNLDSLIATHHILHIKKQIIAIPKEDIPTKELTLLSLLVEKQPNTKPKSHWQKFLEQSSQNIPIITGNLQVLHIEFRHTKHDDNLDLWLSTFKEAFPAVIEWFPIALRRFTILLKIKSVEDLDVELLHALIQTLDTDFDTSTRVIIGYTHPLSLNLPIQYQHELALVEHTFRHDASVRFETLTPILIRQIGRNTLQHNELLQPLQQIIRQNNEYSSLIQALFEHQGNLSQAAEQLYIHRNTLTYRLQKFYKETGMQLQHLPDLVICYLCLF
- a CDS encoding dTMP kinase; this translates as MKQGHFITFEGPEGAGKTTVIQLLVKELKEKGYHDIVVTREPGGSQIAEQIRTVILDSNNTLMDKRTEALLFAAARRQHLVEVVLPALEQGKVVLCDRFIDSSLAYQGLARDIEIEKIWEINQFAIEGTLPDLTLLIDVPAEIGLERIHNARKDEKFDRLDQEALEFHQQVREAFLLLANEHARIKVIDGTQSIEQVVQNCMEYIEQQVEGGRCDDEVGNSSRSRSR
- the dnaX gene encoding DNA polymerase III subunit gamma/tau; amino-acid sequence: MSYQALYRVWRPQSFDELVGQPMIAETLKNAVKYDQLSHAYLFTGPRGTGKTSVAKILAKAVNCPNQIDGNPCNECELCQAITSGQLPDVVEIDAASNNGVDEIRELRDKVRYAPTQAKYKVYIIDEVHMLTTGAFNALLKTLEEPPAHVLFILATTEPHKIPATILSRTQRFDFQRIKDVDLIGRMQYILDQRHIPAENDALKVIARAANGGMRDSLSLLDQALSYQSDKLTLAAALEVSGSVNHQVYVNYIEDIYQESGTKALMIVKEVLQSGKQASRFIEELILFARDVLLSHHTKHNDTLLSDEELMSLNKVVPATFYFQLIHSLNQAQSQMRFSNAPDLYLEIVTIQLAQNKGNVAIATQESSPNKDVLLQRIEQLEQKVKQLESQLVQTLSAVGQKAQAEQVAVTTPRIRPSAMKRQYQQQTQEIYRVLDQATRAHIERLKQQWPTILANVNPQERAKFNGTYPLAAGAGVGLISFKNEAFCGMVQNDSHLQQQLETLCAQLIREPIRLVYILDSEWHALRQEYKLLREKNGGKPLMPPIKDEVKEVRIESNDVSSLEQSEPIEVEMSDDTFDVPGVEVPKPVETIGGVLQRENMDNEIAVDETPEVIAKAIELFGENNVTILYDE
- a CDS encoding LysR family transcriptional regulator; protein product: MNLRDLEYFKYLAESLSFTKTAEHFFVSQPSISIALKRLEEEFETKLIQRERSAKNIRLTASGRTLYHRTIDMLNLFKQTKQEMSETVPESVQLGLISIIGSHYLPKLFAHIKGTDYQLSLIEENTADELIESLRAKTFPIAITIHEHEKFAQQWIDSYPISHAPIQLCVSKNHYLANYRELSIVELMNESFISLKPGTVHERLFYQWATQHKLPMETVQYTDNLYEVIEQVESGRRLALLTENTILSNDKIISIPVKNAPISYTSLIINNEATLSPEQAAFNQQLIDIVKNKSL
- a CDS encoding DUF972 family protein, whose protein sequence is MEQQAVHRLIQTIKEQSLQYQDSVQQLTQAILSLSEENNRLRMLNQELEDQLQQYVIEHLPAAHPIAQEQQPTHKKTASGKERLQGFYDDGIHVCHELFGQRRQLDEECLFCQGIILGLDQVQ
- the recR gene encoding recombination protein RecR — its product is MQYPAPIAKLINSFTKLPGIGAKTAARLAFHVIDMDEREVTEFAQNLINVKRDLKYCHICGNITDVDPCIICSDTHRDVSTILVVEDTRAIMSLERMQEYHGLYHVLHGVLSPMEGIGPDDLNIAQLIQRLQDERIQEVIIATNATAEGEATAMYLSRLLKPAGIKVTRLAHGLAVGSDIEYADEMTLFRAIEGRREL
- a CDS encoding cyclic-di-AMP receptor, coding for MKLVIAVVQDQDKNILSDAFYEADIRATKLSSTGGFLRSGNTTFIIGIEEERVDEVLELIKVSCQAREQFISSPVNLDVSLDVTAAYPVKVKVGGATVFVLPIDSFVQF